In the candidate division KSB1 bacterium genome, CCAGCCTGATGCGACTGGCTGTGGCGCGCCGGATGTCGATGAGCAAGGCCCCCGTCCCCCACTTCTACCTCACGGTCGAAGTGGACATGGACAAGGTGGTCGAGCTGCGCGAGTCCATCAAGGATATGGCTGGCGACGTGAAGATTACCTACAATGACATCATCCTGAAGGCCGTGGCGCTGGCCTTACGCCAGCATCCGTGGATGAACGCCAGCTACGTCGAGGGCAAGATCCGCCTCCACAAGCAGATCGACATCGGCGTGGCCGTGGCCTTGGAGGAGGGCCTGATTACCCCCGTCATCCGCAATTGTGACGGCAAGAGCCTGGGCCAGATCGCCCGCGAGATGCAGGACCTCACCGACAGGGCACAGAACCGAAAGCTCAAGCCCGAGGAGTACACGGGAGCCACCTTCACGGTGAGCAATCTGGGGATGTACGGCATCGAGGAATTCTCGGCGATCATCAATCCGCCGGAGGCTGGAATCCTGGCCGTAGGGGCTATTGCCAAGAAGCCGGTCGTGCGGGACGATCAGCTGGCAATTGGCTACCGCGCGCGCCTCACGCTGAGCTGTGACCATCGGGTGGTGGACGGCGCCACAGCAGCGCGCTTCCTGAACGAGGTCCGAAGGCTCTTGGAGAATCCTCTTTCCCTAATGGTGTGAGCGGAAAAGCCGGAGCTGGCAGACACTGTGGGATGAGGCTCAGAGAGGGGATCGGCACGTGAGAAGGAGCACCTATGGGCGACAAGGACTTTGACCTGGTGGTGATCGGTGCGGGACCTGGCGGTTACGTCGCAGCCATTCGCGCAGCTCAGCTGGGCCTCAAAACGGCCGTCGTCGAGCGCGACCGTGTCGGGGGAATCTGTCTGAACTGGGGGTGCATCCCCACGAAGGCCCTCCTGCGGAGCGCCGAGCTGCTGAACACGTTCCGCCGAGCCCGCGAGTTCGGCCTCGTAGCCGGGGATGTTTCCTTCGACTTTCCGGCCGTCGTCCGCCGGAGCCGGCAGATCGCGGATCGATTGGCACGAGGCGTGGAGTACCTTCTGCGAAAGAACAAGGTGGAGCTTGTGGCAGGTACCGCCACGCTCGCCGGGAAGGGCAGGGTTGAGGTGCGGTCCGACGGTGATGGCCGCACGCTATCCGCCCGGTACATCCTCCTCGCCACAGGGGCACACCCGCGGACACTACCCGGCGTTGAGTTCGACGGCACCAGGATCCTCACCAGCAAGGAAGCGATGACCCTGGATGCTCCCCCCGGTTCGATTCTCATCATCGGGGCGGGACCGATCGGCGTGGAGTTCGCCTACTTCTTCCACGCGTTCGGCAGCAAAGTAACTCTGGTGGAGATGATGCCGCACATCCTGCCGCTGGAGGACGCTGAGTGCACCGAGGTTGTCGAACGGGCTTTTAAGAAAGCCGGGATCGAAATTCTGACCAACGCCCGCGTCGGTTCCATCGAGAAGACAGCCACCGGAGTCAAGACCGCGGTCGTGCGGGACGGACAGGAACAGGTCCTCGAAGCTGAGAAGGCTCTTGTGGCTATCGGGGTGGAAGCAAACACCCAGGGCCTGGGGCTGGAGGAACTGGGCGTGGAGATGGAGCGCGGTTTCATCAAGGTAGACGCCTACGGGAGAACCAGTGTCGAAGGCATCTACGCCATTGGGGACGTGATTGGGCCTCCGCTCCTGGCGCACGTGGCGAGCCACGAGGGGATCGTGTGTGTGGAGGCGATCGCCGGCTTGCAACCAAGGCCCGTGGACTACACAAACGTACCCAGCTGCACCTACTGTCAGCCGCAGGTGGCCAGCCTCGGCCTCACGGAGGAGAGAGCGAAAGCGGCCGGCTACGAGGTCCGCGTGGGGCGATTCCCCTTCCGCGCAAACGGGAAGTCCCTGGCCCTTGGGGAGTCGGAGGGGTTCGTCAAACTCATCTTCGATAGTCGGCATGGGGAACTCCTCGGGGCGCACATTGTGGGTCCCGAAGCCACGGAGCTCCTCGCCGAACTCGGGGTCGCCAAGACCCTGGAAACCACGATGGAGGAAATCGCATCCACCCTTCACGCACACCCCACGCTGAGCGAGGCGATCATGGAGGCGGCCCTCGATGCCGGAGGAAAGGCGATCCACATCTGAAGGACGGCCGGGTATCCTCTGGGTTTGGGGGCCCCGGACCATGGAATATCGGGCTGCCTGGGACCTGCAACGCTCCCTTTTTAGCGCCCGGACAAGGGGCGAGATTCCAGATACGTTGCTCCTCTTGGAACACCCTCCCGTTTTCACGATTGGGCGCAGCGGGGGGCAAGGGGATTTTCGCCTGCCCGCGAGTCGGCTTTCGGGGCTGGGAATCCCGGTTATCGAATGTGATCGGGGCGGCAGGGTCACCTTCCACGGCCCCGGGCAACTTGTGGGATACCCGATCCTCGACCTGGCCCAGCACCGGAGGGACGTCCACTGGTACTTGCGCACCATCGAAGAGGTGCTGATTGTCACCCTCGATCAGTTCGGTATTCGCGCGCAGAGAAGGCCGGGCCTCACCGGAGTGTGGGTGGACGAACAGAAGATAGCCGCCATCGGGATCAAGGTCAGCCGCTGGGTCACGATGCACGGTTTCGCCCTAAACGTGGCGACGGACCTCCACCACTTCAACTACATCGTGCCCTGTGGAATCCGGAACCTCGGCGTGACCTCCATGGCTCGGGTCCTCGGGCACAAGGTCGATCTCCTGGAAGTGGCCGATGCCTGCGTCCGCGCGTTTGCGGAACGGTTCGGTTTTGCAGAGTACCGATACGTGTCCGGGGACTTGTTGGCGCTTCTGAAAGTGGGGGGATCCAGTGTGACAGCGGGGGAGCAGAATCCCTGACGGGCTCGTGCGGGGTTGGGGGAAGGCAACGAAGTCAACGAGTTGGCGGCGAGCTTCGCAGAGCGGGGGCGAACTTTCCGCCTGGAGGGGCAAGAGGTACTGTCGTTTTCCGGAAATTTGGTTTGCAGAATTCCTCACGGTTGGCTACAATCGCACCGCACCGTGCCGTGGGGGGAAACGTGGCCGTCGGTCTCACCTGGGGAGAGGCGGAGGGGGAATCCGAAGTGCCTGGGGAAGAAACCCGCTTCCGTGAAGGCGACGAGGGCCGGCGGTTCGAGAACCGGATGGGTAGAGCGAGGCGGAGTGGGTACCACGGGACGCAAGGAAGCCGCGGTTCGAGTGCTAATCCGGGGGGAAGAAGCACGCGCGGGCAAGAGGCCCGGGTACCTGCCTTGTTGATCTCTGGACCCGTGGGAAAGAAGGGGCCGGGAGCCTCCCACTGTGAAGCAAGGGGCGCGAAGCAAGACAATCTCGCCAGGAGACGAAGCGGCAGCCGACCATTTCGGTTCGAGGAGAATGGGTGGGAAAGCTCGCCATTTCCTGGCAGGGATAGGGCACGGGTTCGCGTTCGGAGCAGGAAGGCTTCATTCTAATCGAGCGGGAAGTTAGGTGCACGGGCCGGAGCGGTACGGATGAATCCATTCTTTCCGGTTTTGCTGACGGCGCTCTTTGTCGGTTTCCTGGTGGCGGCGATGCTCGGTCTCAGTCTCTTGCTCGGGCCGCGCCGCAAGTCAGCTGCCAAGGGGGAGCCCTTCGAAACGGGTATGGTCCCGTTCAACCTTCCGGGGGATCGGTTTGCGATCCGGTTTTACGTGATCGCCATCCTGTTCGTCATTTTCGACGTCGAGCTCGTGTTTCTTTTCCCCTGGGTCACTGTTTTCCGAACCCTGGGCTGGTTTGGCTTTGCGGAAATGGCCTTCTTCCTTGCGGTATTGGCTTTGGCCCTCCTATACGCGTGGAAGAAAGGGGCACTGGAATGGGAGTAAGGCACTGGCTGGGCGATAACTTTTTGACCACCCGGGTGGACCAGGTGGTTGCCTGGGCGAGAAAATACTCGCTCTTCCCCTACCCGTTCGTCACAGCCTGCTGTGGAATGGAGTACATGGCGGTCTCCGCCGCCCATTACGACCTCGACCGCTTCGGGGCGGCTTTTCCCAGATTTACCCCGAGGCAGGCCGACCTCCTGATGGTCGTGGGCACCATCAGCCACAAGATGGCGCCCATCCTGAAACGGGTGTACGAGCAGATGACGGAGCCGAAGTGGGTCATGGCCTTCGGGGTGTGCACGTGCACAGGCGGCTTCTACGACAACTACGCGACCGTTCAAGGGATTGACACCATCATCCCTGTGGACATCTACGTGCCCGGCTGCCCGCCGCGCCCGGAGGCGGTGATCAAAGGGATCATGATGTTGCAGGAGAAAATCACCAAGATGCGCCAGGAATACTGAGGTGGGGATGGAAGAGAGGGAGCATCCTGCGGTCGCCCGACTCAGGGAGGCCTTCGGCGAAAAGGTCCTCGACGTTTACACCTTCCGCGGCGATACCGTCGTGGTCCTGGATCGCAGTGTCAATGTGGAGGCCTGTCAGCTGCTGCGAGACGATCCCCAGTTGCAGTTCAATTTCCTCATGGATCTAACGGCGGTGGACTACCTCGGCTTCAACCGAAAGCCTCGCTTTGAGGTGGTCTACAACCTCTACAGCCTCGCGAACAATTTGCGGCTGCGGTTGCGGGTGCCGGTCCCCGAGGAGGACCCGATCGTGCGCACCGTAAGCCACCTCTGGAAAGCGGCAAACTGGGCCGAGCGCGAGGTCTGGGATATGTTCGGCATCCGTTTCGAGGGTCATCCCAATCTGAAGAGGATCTTGCTCTACGAGGAATTCGAAGGGCATCCACTGCGAAAGGACTATCCGGTCAACAGACGACAGCCACTGGTCGGGCCGCGAAACTGAACCCTTGGAACAAAGGATGGGGGCGGAACCATGGACGAATTGCTGCACTGGATGAAGGACGAAGCCGGACGTCTCGAGCGCAAGTTCGAGAAGTTGTTTGAGGATGTCAGCCAGCGCCAGCAGGAGATCCTCCAGGCTCTGGAGCGGCTGGAGCGAGACCGAATGAGCTTGGTCAGGGCCGTCGAGAGGTTGGAGAAGGCGCAGGAGGAAATGAGCCATCAGCTTCTGACGATGATGGAAGCGCTGAAGCGTTAGCCGGACCGGCCGGGGGGTGCCTCGCGGGCACGGCACAGTTGGTTCGCCCCGTCGACGGAAAGCTGGGAGAGTGGTTTCGCCCCGGAGCGAAGGGATCTATGGTACTGGAAGAGAAAGTGGACGCCACCACCGGGCTAAGGACCCGCAGCATGTTGCTGAACATGGGTCCTTCCCACCCCGCAATGCACGGCGTGATCCGGATCATCCTGGAACTGGACGGGGAGAAGGTGGTCGATGCCGATGTCGAGATCGGATATTTGCACCGCGCTTTTGAGAAAGAGGCCGAGACGGTCCGCTGGCACCAGGTTTTCCCCTATACCGACCGTCTGAACTACGTTTCCCCGCTGATCAACAACGTCGGATACGCGCTGGCGGTGGAGAAGCTCCTCAGCATTGACATTCCGGAACGGGCCAAGTACATCCGGGTGATCCTGTGCGAGCTGTCGCGAATCTTCGATCACCTCACCTGCATCGGCCCCATGGCCATGGAGATGGGGGCCATGACGGTCTTCCTCTACTGCATGAAGGCCAGGGAGTGGATCCAGGAGGTGATCGAGGACGTCACGGGCGCCCGGCTGACTGTGTCGTACTGCCGCATCGGTGGGGTGAAAGCCGATCTGCCGCCGGATTTTGCGGAAAAGACCCTCTCGGCCCTGCGGCGTGTGCTCGAGGTGGTGGACGAGGTCGACAAGCTTCTCACCCGCAACCGCATCTTCTACGATCGGACTAAGCACGTGGGAGTGATCACTCAGGAGGAGGCGATCTCCTACGGATTCACGGGGCCGCTCCTTCGGGCCACCGGCATCGAATACGACGTCCGCAAGGCGCACCCGTACCTTGTGTACGACCGGATCGAGTTCGAGGTCCCCAGCGGGGCAAATGGCGATACCTACGATCGCTATCTTGTGCGGATTGAGGAGATCCGTCAGAGCGCCCGCATCGTGCGCCAGGCTCTGGAGCAGATGCCCGCCGGTCCGGTGCACGTTGCCGAAGCGCCTGAGCTCGTCCCCGGCTGGCTGATGGTCGACAAGGCCAAGGTGGGTCAGACTTCCTCGCTTCTCAACCGCCGGGCCGGGATCGATCCCACCCTTGACGGGAGCCAAAAAGACTTCGCGCCGTACATCAAAAGCCCTGATCGTCGGGTTAGCCTTCCGCCCAAGGAGGACACCTACGGGAACATCGAAGGCCTGATGAACCACTTCATGCTGATCATGGAAGGGAATGGGATTCGCCCGCCGGTAGGCGAGACCTATATGGCGGTGGAGGGGGCCAATGGTGAGCTGGGTTTCTACATCGTAAGCGATGGGACCGATCGCGCTTATCGCGTCCGGGTACGTCCACCCTGCTTTTATCTGATGCAAGCCCTTCCGCGGCTTATCCGCGGCCACATGGTGGCAGACGTCATCCCGATCTTCGGCTCCATCAACATGATTGCGGGAGAACAGGACCGATGAGCGTACCACTGCCGGAGCCCGTTCGGAGCAGAGCCCAAGAGATCATCCGACGCTACCCTGAGAAACGGGCCGCTGTGATTCAGCTTCTGCATCTGCTGCAGGACGAGTTCGGTGCCATCGATCCTCGTCTGGAACGCATGGTGGCCGAACTGGCGGGGATTCCCCTGACCTTTGTTCGCCAGGTGGTGACCTTCTATACCATGTTCCGTACCCAGCCAGCGGGCAGGTACCACATCAAGGTCTGCCGCAGTATTTCCTGCCACCTGATGGGTGCCACCACCGTACTTGAGTACCTGCAGAAGAAGCTGGGGATCGAGGAGGGGCAGACCACGCCGGACGGTCGCTTCACGCTATCGACGGTGGAGTGCCTCGGGGCCTGCGAACTGGCCCCGATGATGCAGGTAAACGGGGACTTCTACGGTCCCCTGAACGAGCGAAAGATCGATGAGATTCTCGAACAGCTAAAGTAAGCGCATGGCACAGGTCAAGATCATCACGGAGTTGTTCGAGGTAGAGGGATCGCACCGCCTGGACGTGTACGAGCGCCACGGCGGCTATCAGGCGATCCGCAAGGTCCTCGCGGATTACAGCCCGGAGGCCGTGATCGAGGAGGTGAAGAGATCGCGTCTGCGCGGTCTCGGGGGGGCGGGGTTCCCTACAGGCCTCAAGTGGAGCTTTGTCCCCAAGCAGACGACGAAGCCGAAGTACGTGGTGGTCAATGCGGACGAGGGGGAGCCTGGGACCTTCAAGGACCGCTACATCATGATGAATGTGCCCCACAACCTCCTCGAGGGGATTATGATTGCGGCCTACGCGATCGGGGCCCACACCGCCTTCATCTACCTCCGTGGCGAGTATGTTCGCCCCCGCCGGCGGCTGGAACAAGCCATTGCTGAAGCCTACGCCAAGGGCTACCTCGGGGAGAGTATCTTCGGTAGCGGCTACCGGCTGGATGTGTGGCTCCACTTGGGTGCGGGAGCTTATATCTGCGGCGAAGAGACAGCGCTCCTTGAGTCGCTGGAGGGCAAGAAGGGATGGCCGAGACTCAAACCGCCGTTCCCCGCAAGCGTGGGCGCGTTCGGATGCCCCACGATCGTGAACAACGTGGAGACGCTGTCGTACGTGCCCCACATCATCCGCCGCGGCGCGGAATGGTTTGCATCGCTGGGAACGGAGCGCTCCGGAGGAGCCCGCATCTTGTCCATCAGCGGCCACGTGCAGAGGCCCGGGATCTACGAAGTTAGCATGGATACCACCCTGCGCGAAGCGATCTTCGACTGCGCGGGCGGAATTCGCGAGGGCCGATCCCTGAAGGCCGTGATCCCTGGGGGGAGTTCGAGCCCAGTATTGCGGGCCAATGAGATCGACGTCCCGTGCTGCTTCGACGCTCTGGCGGCGGCCGGCTCGATGGCTGGCTCCGGCGCGGTAATCGTGATGGACGACACCACCTGTATGTTCGATGCCCTGCGCAACATCGTCCACTTCTACGCCCACGAGTCCTGCGGCCAGTGTACGCCATGCCGCGTCGGGACGGGCTGGCTGCGGAGGATCATGGATCGCATCGCCGAAGGCCGGGGCATGCCCGGGGACGTGGACAACCTGTATTCCATCGCCGCCGACATGCTGGGACGCACCATTTGTCCTCTCGGTGACGCCGCCGCGATGCCCGTAATGAGCTTCGTGGAGAAGTTTCGCGATGAGTTCGAGGAACATGTCCGCCACGGAGGCTGCGACCTTCAGGCGGTACGCCCGGTAAGGGCGAGCTGAATCCGCGGAAGCTGGACGGAAGAGTCGCACGATGCCAATCCTGACGATCGATGGGAAGACGATCGAAGTAGAGAAGGGAACCACGATTCTACAGGCGGCCCAGCGCCTGGGAATCGACATCCCCCACTATTGCTATCACCCAGGCTTGCGCATCGCGGGTAGCTGCCGCATGTGCCTGGTCGAAATCCAGGGGGTTCCCAAGCTGCAGATCGCCTGCTACACCGAAGCGACCGACGGGATGGTCGTCTTCACCCAGAGCGAGAAGGTGCAGCAGGCCCGCAGGGCGGTCCTGGAATTCCTCCTTGTCGACCACCCCCTGGACTGCCCCGTGTGCGATCAGGCTGGTGAGTGCTACCTGCAAATCTATTACATGCAGCACGGGCTGCACCCCAGCCGGGTCCGGGAAGACAAGCTCAAGCGGGCCAAGGTGAGGGTCCTGGGTGAGCACATCGTGCTCGATCAGGAACGGTGCATCCTGTGTTCTCGCTGTGTGCGCTTCACCGAAGAGGTCACGCGAACCTTCGAGCTGGGCATTTTCAACCGGGGTGACCGATCGGTGGTGGATGTCTACCCAGGAGAGCAGTTGCGCAATCGCTATCAGGGGAACCTGGCGGACATCTGCCCTGTGGGCGCCCTGACGGATCGGCAATTCCGGTTCCGAACCCGCGTGTGGTATCTGGACCAGGCCAAGTCGATCTGTCCCGGTTGCAGCCGCGGTTGCAACATCGTCGTGGACTTCAACGTACGCCGCGGCTATAAAGCGGGAGGTCGCAGGATCCCCCGCATCCGGCCCCGGCCCAATCCCTGGGTGAATCAGTACTGGATGTGCGACGATGGGCGCTACGGCTTCGGCTGGGTAGAAGGGCTGGATCGGATCCTATCGCCCAAGCTCCTCGAAAATGGGCACCCGAGGGAGATCCCGTGGGCAGAGGCTATCCGGCTTGCCGGGGCGTGGATCGGAGAGGCGGCTCGAGAGAAAAAGCTCGGAGTGCTGCTGTCGCCGAGGATGTCCAACGAGGAGATCTACGCGGCAAGCTACGTTTTGCGTTCGCTGGGCGTCGGGAACGTGGGGTACTGGGCCGAGCCGGCCACACCGGGGGACGAAGATGACCTCTTGATTAAGGCCGACAAGAACCCGAATACGTACGGGGCCCGGCTCATCACCGGGGTGCCGCAAGAAGACCACTTAGCCAGAATGGTGGAGGCGCTGAGCTCGGGCGCCGTCGACACGGTTCTGATCTTCCTGCACAACCTCGAACAGGCCCGAGCGGGCCGGGCGGCTTTGGAGACCTTGCGTCGCGCCAAGCGCTTTGTCTTTGTGGGAACCAACTGGAACCGAACGGCTGCCGCAGCCAGTCTGGTCCTGCCTGTCACCGCCTTCACGGAACAGGAGGGCACATTTACGAATTTCCAGGGCCGTGTGCAGCGTTTCTGGCAGGCCGTCGAACCCATGGGTCAGGCTCGGTCCGCCCTGAGCGTGCTCAACGAGCTTGCGGCGTCGTGGGGAATACCTCCCCTACCGGACAACGCCGCAGAGGCGTTCGCGCGGCTTGCAAGCGAGAACCGGGCGTTTGCGGGGCTGAGTTACGAAACTCTCGGTGACCAGGGCCAGACAGTGCGGGCCTCAGAAGAACCAGGGGTGGTTGGGCCCTGACGGGGCCTGGGGCGTCGCAGGTGCGGATGGGCAGGGAAGAGGCCTGCGGGAGACAGGTGGCGGGATTCCGAACGTAAGGGGCAAGGGTAACGAGGGATGGTGCTTGAGGCCGTCATCGTATTGTTGAAAGCCGGGTTTATCATCACGGTGGCACTCACCTTTGGTGCGGTGTTGACGTGGGTGGAACGGAAGCAGTCCGCCGTGATGCAGGACCGGATCGGGGCGAATCGTGCCGCGATCCTCGGGCTGCGCGTGATCGGACTCTTCCATATTCTGTCAGACGCCATCAAGATGTTCACGAAGGAAGAGTTCACCCCTGCGCGCGGCGACAAGTTTCTGCACACCCTGGCGCCTGCCCTGAGCATCTTCTTCGCCTTGATGACCTTTGCGGCCATCCCATTC is a window encoding:
- a CDS encoding 2-oxo acid dehydrogenase subunit E2, which translates into the protein MAVVVQMPRLSDTMEEGVLLKWRLGEGAKVEVGDILAEVETDKANMELEAFDGGTLLKVLVQEGQRVPVGTPLAIIGEPGEDIEALLAGLGVPTVRRRVEPTAVEAEPAKPPGLEAQRVVGERVKASPLARRLAREAGVDLAQLKGSGPEGRIRKRDVEAAISAPRAPEEAVRPAPETQARPAERYEEIEPSLMRLAVARRMSMSKAPVPHFYLTVEVDMDKVVELRESIKDMAGDVKITYNDIILKAVALALRQHPWMNASYVEGKIRLHKQIDIGVAVALEEGLITPVIRNCDGKSLGQIAREMQDLTDRAQNRKLKPEEYTGATFTVSNLGMYGIEEFSAIINPPEAGILAVGAIAKKPVVRDDQLAIGYRARLTLSCDHRVVDGATAARFLNEVRRLLENPLSLMV
- the lpdA gene encoding dihydrolipoyl dehydrogenase translates to MGDKDFDLVVIGAGPGGYVAAIRAAQLGLKTAVVERDRVGGICLNWGCIPTKALLRSAELLNTFRRAREFGLVAGDVSFDFPAVVRRSRQIADRLARGVEYLLRKNKVELVAGTATLAGKGRVEVRSDGDGRTLSARYILLATGAHPRTLPGVEFDGTRILTSKEAMTLDAPPGSILIIGAGPIGVEFAYFFHAFGSKVTLVEMMPHILPLEDAECTEVVERAFKKAGIEILTNARVGSIEKTATGVKTAVVRDGQEQVLEAEKALVAIGVEANTQGLGLEELGVEMERGFIKVDAYGRTSVEGIYAIGDVIGPPLLAHVASHEGIVCVEAIAGLQPRPVDYTNVPSCTYCQPQVASLGLTEERAKAAGYEVRVGRFPFRANGKSLALGESEGFVKLIFDSRHGELLGAHIVGPEATELLAELGVAKTLETTMEEIASTLHAHPTLSEAIMEAALDAGGKAIHI
- the lipB gene encoding lipoyl(octanoyl) transferase LipB, whose protein sequence is MPEERRSTSEGRPGILWVWGPRTMEYRAAWDLQRSLFSARTRGEIPDTLLLLEHPPVFTIGRSGGQGDFRLPASRLSGLGIPVIECDRGGRVTFHGPGQLVGYPILDLAQHRRDVHWYLRTIEEVLIVTLDQFGIRAQRRPGLTGVWVDEQKIAAIGIKVSRWVTMHGFALNVATDLHHFNYIVPCGIRNLGVTSMARVLGHKVDLLEVADACVRAFAERFGFAEYRYVSGDLLALLKVGGSSVTAGEQNP
- the ndhC gene encoding NADH-quinone oxidoreductase subunit A — its product is MNPFFPVLLTALFVGFLVAAMLGLSLLLGPRRKSAAKGEPFETGMVPFNLPGDRFAIRFYVIAILFVIFDVELVFLFPWVTVFRTLGWFGFAEMAFFLAVLALALLYAWKKGALEWE
- a CDS encoding NADH-quinone oxidoreductase subunit B, encoding MGVRHWLGDNFLTTRVDQVVAWARKYSLFPYPFVTACCGMEYMAVSAAHYDLDRFGAAFPRFTPRQADLLMVVGTISHKMAPILKRVYEQMTEPKWVMAFGVCTCTGGFYDNYATVQGIDTIIPVDIYVPGCPPRPEAVIKGIMMLQEKITKMRQEY
- a CDS encoding NADH-quinone oxidoreductase subunit C, whose translation is MEEREHPAVARLREAFGEKVLDVYTFRGDTVVVLDRSVNVEACQLLRDDPQLQFNFLMDLTAVDYLGFNRKPRFEVVYNLYSLANNLRLRLRVPVPEEDPIVRTVSHLWKAANWAEREVWDMFGIRFEGHPNLKRILLYEEFEGHPLRKDYPVNRRQPLVGPRN
- a CDS encoding NADH-quinone oxidoreductase subunit D, coding for MVLEEKVDATTGLRTRSMLLNMGPSHPAMHGVIRIILELDGEKVVDADVEIGYLHRAFEKEAETVRWHQVFPYTDRLNYVSPLINNVGYALAVEKLLSIDIPERAKYIRVILCELSRIFDHLTCIGPMAMEMGAMTVFLYCMKAREWIQEVIEDVTGARLTVSYCRIGGVKADLPPDFAEKTLSALRRVLEVVDEVDKLLTRNRIFYDRTKHVGVITQEEAISYGFTGPLLRATGIEYDVRKAHPYLVYDRIEFEVPSGANGDTYDRYLVRIEEIRQSARIVRQALEQMPAGPVHVAEAPELVPGWLMVDKAKVGQTSSLLNRRAGIDPTLDGSQKDFAPYIKSPDRRVSLPPKEDTYGNIEGLMNHFMLIMEGNGIRPPVGETYMAVEGANGELGFYIVSDGTDRAYRVRVRPPCFYLMQALPRLIRGHMVADVIPIFGSINMIAGEQDR
- the nuoE gene encoding NADH-quinone oxidoreductase subunit NuoE, translating into MSVPLPEPVRSRAQEIIRRYPEKRAAVIQLLHLLQDEFGAIDPRLERMVAELAGIPLTFVRQVVTFYTMFRTQPAGRYHIKVCRSISCHLMGATTVLEYLQKKLGIEEGQTTPDGRFTLSTVECLGACELAPMMQVNGDFYGPLNERKIDEILEQLK
- the nuoF gene encoding NADH-quinone oxidoreductase subunit NuoF: MAQVKIITELFEVEGSHRLDVYERHGGYQAIRKVLADYSPEAVIEEVKRSRLRGLGGAGFPTGLKWSFVPKQTTKPKYVVVNADEGEPGTFKDRYIMMNVPHNLLEGIMIAAYAIGAHTAFIYLRGEYVRPRRRLEQAIAEAYAKGYLGESIFGSGYRLDVWLHLGAGAYICGEETALLESLEGKKGWPRLKPPFPASVGAFGCPTIVNNVETLSYVPHIIRRGAEWFASLGTERSGGARILSISGHVQRPGIYEVSMDTTLREAIFDCAGGIREGRSLKAVIPGGSSSPVLRANEIDVPCCFDALAAAGSMAGSGAVIVMDDTTCMFDALRNIVHFYAHESCGQCTPCRVGTGWLRRIMDRIAEGRGMPGDVDNLYSIAADMLGRTICPLGDAAAMPVMSFVEKFRDEFEEHVRHGGCDLQAVRPVRAS
- a CDS encoding 2Fe-2S iron-sulfur cluster-binding protein; translated protein: MPILTIDGKTIEVEKGTTILQAAQRLGIDIPHYCYHPGLRIAGSCRMCLVEIQGVPKLQIACYTEATDGMVVFTQSEKVQQARRAVLEFLLVDHPLDCPVCDQAGECYLQIYYMQHGLHPSRVREDKLKRAKVRVLGEHIVLDQERCILCSRCVRFTEEVTRTFELGIFNRGDRSVVDVYPGEQLRNRYQGNLADICPVGALTDRQFRFRTRVWYLDQAKSICPGCSRGCNIVVDFNVRRGYKAGGRRIPRIRPRPNPWVNQYWMCDDGRYGFGWVEGLDRILSPKLLENGHPREIPWAEAIRLAGAWIGEAAREKKLGVLLSPRMSNEEIYAASYVLRSLGVGNVGYWAEPATPGDEDDLLIKADKNPNTYGARLITGVPQEDHLARMVEALSSGAVDTVLIFLHNLEQARAGRAALETLRRAKRFVFVGTNWNRTAAAASLVLPVTAFTEQEGTFTNFQGRVQRFWQAVEPMGQARSALSVLNELAASWGIPPLPDNAAEAFARLASENRAFAGLSYETLGDQGQTVRASEEPGVVGP